Proteins from one Catenuloplanes atrovinosus genomic window:
- a CDS encoding ABC transporter permease has protein sequence MIFILRRLGGMLGVLFVVSLLTYTLLIAAPSDPALMSCGRPCTPDRLADARAFMGYDEPLLAQYLSFLGGIATGRTFGSGAAAVECAAPCFGYSFRLGEPVTELIAERAPVTFSVAIGAAVLWLLLGVAAGTISAVRRGSLLDRAAMTLSVAAVSAPAYLVGLIGLLIFGFTLNMVPVSGYVPLTEDPVRWAWHLILPWLVLALISAAVYARLTRTQLLEVLSEDFVRTARAKGLREGAVLRRHGLRNTLVPIVTYFGLDLGSLLGGAVLTERVFSLPGLGSLLIDAYGNADLPVIIGVTLFAAAVIVAANAAVDVAHGLLDPRVTHV, from the coding sequence ATGATCTTCATCCTGCGGCGGCTCGGCGGCATGCTCGGCGTGCTGTTCGTGGTCAGCCTGCTCACGTACACGCTGCTGATCGCGGCGCCGTCCGATCCCGCGCTGATGTCCTGCGGCCGCCCGTGCACGCCCGACCGGCTCGCGGACGCCCGCGCGTTCATGGGCTACGACGAGCCGCTGCTCGCGCAGTACCTGTCGTTCCTCGGCGGGATCGCCACCGGGCGCACGTTCGGCTCCGGGGCCGCCGCGGTGGAGTGCGCGGCACCGTGCTTCGGCTACTCGTTCCGGCTGGGCGAGCCGGTCACCGAGCTGATCGCGGAGCGCGCGCCGGTCACGTTCTCGGTGGCGATCGGCGCGGCCGTGCTCTGGCTGCTGCTCGGCGTGGCGGCCGGCACGATCTCCGCGGTCCGGCGCGGCTCGCTGCTGGACCGGGCCGCGATGACGCTGTCCGTGGCCGCCGTGTCCGCGCCCGCCTACCTGGTCGGGCTGATCGGGCTGCTGATCTTCGGGTTCACGCTGAACATGGTGCCGGTCTCCGGGTACGTGCCGCTGACCGAGGACCCGGTGCGGTGGGCCTGGCACCTGATCCTGCCGTGGCTGGTGCTCGCGCTGATCTCCGCGGCCGTCTACGCGCGGCTCACCCGCACCCAGCTGCTGGAGGTGCTGAGCGAGGACTTCGTGCGCACCGCCCGGGCCAAGGGACTGCGCGAGGGCGCGGTGCTGCGCCGGCACGGGCTGCGCAACACGCTGGTGCCGATCGTCACCTACTTCGGGCTCGACCTCGGCAGCCTGCTCGGCGGCGCGGTGCTGACCGAGCGCGTGTTCAGCCTGCCCGGGCTCGGCTCGCTGCTGATCGACGCGTACGGCAACGCCGACCTGCCGGTGATCATCGGCGTCACACTCTTCGCCGCCGCGGTGATCGTGGCCGCGAACGCCGCCGTGGACGTCGCGCACGGCCTGCTCGACCCACGTGTCACCCATGTGTAG
- a CDS encoding ABC transporter permease, which produces MSEIAFSAPPAAQRGHVWRRLRRDHWAVAGGVIALAMIVAALAAPLLTRLSGYDPYTYDLDALSDGGVPLGAGGGIGGEHWFGVEPMTGRDLFAIVLHGARTSLLVGVAATVVAVVIGVALGATAGFAGGWWDALASRTTDVVFGFPALIFMIALSAVAPPRVPRLLLVVLVIGFFGWPPIARVVRAQTIALRHRTFVVAAVALGARPHQVLWRHVLPNLVPTVLVFGTMLVPSMIGAEAALSFLGVGVPPPTPSWGRSIGDAISWVQLDPMYLIFPGGALFAATLSFNLLGDGLRDALDPKLRELHR; this is translated from the coding sequence GTGTCGGAGATCGCGTTCTCCGCACCACCGGCCGCGCAGCGCGGGCACGTGTGGCGGCGGCTGCGGCGGGACCACTGGGCCGTGGCCGGTGGCGTGATCGCGCTGGCGATGATCGTGGCCGCGCTGGCCGCGCCGTTGCTCACCCGGCTCTCCGGGTACGACCCCTACACCTACGACCTGGACGCGCTCTCCGACGGCGGCGTGCCGCTCGGCGCCGGCGGCGGGATCGGCGGTGAGCACTGGTTCGGCGTGGAGCCGATGACCGGCCGCGACCTGTTCGCGATCGTGCTGCACGGCGCGCGCACGTCGCTGCTGGTCGGCGTGGCCGCCACCGTGGTCGCGGTGGTGATCGGGGTCGCGCTCGGCGCCACCGCGGGCTTCGCCGGCGGCTGGTGGGACGCGCTCGCCAGCCGTACCACCGACGTGGTGTTCGGGTTTCCGGCCCTGATCTTCATGATCGCGCTCAGCGCGGTGGCGCCGCCGCGGGTCCCCCGGCTGTTGCTGGTCGTCCTGGTCATCGGCTTCTTCGGCTGGCCGCCGATCGCGCGGGTGGTCCGCGCGCAGACGATCGCGCTGCGGCACCGCACGTTCGTCGTCGCCGCGGTCGCGCTCGGCGCCCGGCCGCACCAGGTGCTGTGGCGGCACGTGCTGCCGAACCTGGTGCCCACGGTGCTGGTCTTCGGCACCATGCTGGTCCCGTCGATGATCGGCGCGGAGGCGGCGCTGTCGTTCCTCGGCGTCGGCGTGCCGCCGCCCACGCCGTCGTGGGGCCGCTCGATCGGCGACGCGATCTCCTGGGTGCAGCTGGACCCGATGTACCTGATCTTCCCGGGCGGCGCGCTGTTCGCCGCCACGCTCTCGTTCAACCTGCTCGGCGACGGGCTGCGGGACGCGCTCGACCCGAAGCTGCGGGAGCTGCACCGATGA
- a CDS encoding ABC transporter substrate-binding protein codes for MRARLAVAAAAAVILGLTACNANPSPSAEATTAAQKGGTLRILSSASEFNLDPAKSQTLAITSGGLVLRRLTTWDISPGKPPAVVADLATDTGTTTDGGKTWTFTLKDGLTYPDGSPITTKDIKYGLERSFAPELGGGLGYHKALLAGGDTYEGPYDGQSLDSIATPDDRTITFTLKNAYGDWPWIASMPAFAPVPQAKDNPAEYGRSPVASGPYQITSYTAGSEAVLERNPAWKQETDPVRTAGPDKIIFQLGQDTTVAAQRLVADSGDDRFAFGANFVPPAQLAQAQANPAVKDRIVTSSPGALAYLAINTKKITDVRVRQALAYAADKRAYQVASGGEIGGGLATTLITPGIPGRVEYDLFPADPSGDVEKAKALLTEAGQTAPKLTLLARSDGQWSSQAQALQQGFARAGIEVTIRTEEYESWFEHVTSGERDDWDLTLTSWQPDFPSANGNIQPLFASSEIGGGGFNLSRYSVPEVDQLIAQATAEVDPAKSQALWAQADRRILQDVPVVPLIYTKNSFLRGSNVENFYIGEFPAYPNYLKASLKQ; via the coding sequence ATGAGAGCCCGCCTAGCCGTTGCCGCGGCCGCCGCAGTGATCCTGGGGCTGACCGCGTGCAACGCCAACCCCTCCCCCTCGGCGGAGGCGACGACGGCCGCACAGAAGGGTGGCACGCTGCGCATCCTGTCCTCGGCGTCGGAGTTCAACCTGGACCCGGCCAAGAGCCAGACGCTGGCGATCACCTCCGGCGGCCTGGTGCTGCGCCGGCTCACCACCTGGGACATCTCGCCGGGCAAGCCGCCCGCGGTGGTGGCGGACCTGGCCACCGACACCGGCACCACCACGGACGGCGGCAAGACCTGGACGTTCACGCTGAAGGACGGGCTGACCTACCCGGACGGCTCGCCGATCACCACGAAGGACATCAAGTACGGCCTGGAGCGCTCGTTCGCGCCGGAGCTCGGCGGCGGTCTCGGTTACCACAAGGCGTTGCTGGCCGGCGGGGACACCTACGAGGGACCGTACGACGGGCAGTCGCTGGACTCGATCGCCACGCCGGACGACAGGACGATCACGTTCACGCTGAAGAACGCCTACGGCGACTGGCCGTGGATCGCGTCCATGCCCGCGTTCGCGCCGGTGCCGCAGGCCAAGGACAACCCGGCGGAGTACGGCCGGAGCCCGGTCGCGTCCGGGCCGTACCAGATCACCTCCTACACGGCCGGGTCCGAGGCGGTGCTGGAGCGCAACCCGGCGTGGAAGCAGGAGACGGACCCGGTGCGTACCGCCGGTCCTGACAAGATCATCTTCCAGCTCGGGCAGGACACCACGGTCGCGGCGCAGCGGCTGGTCGCGGACTCCGGCGACGACCGCTTCGCCTTCGGCGCCAACTTCGTGCCGCCGGCCCAGCTCGCGCAGGCGCAGGCGAACCCCGCGGTCAAGGACCGGATCGTCACCTCGTCGCCGGGCGCGCTCGCCTACCTGGCGATCAACACCAAGAAGATCACCGACGTGCGGGTACGCCAGGCGCTCGCCTACGCCGCGGACAAGCGCGCCTACCAGGTCGCGTCCGGCGGCGAGATCGGCGGCGGGCTGGCCACCACGCTGATCACGCCGGGCATCCCCGGCCGGGTGGAGTACGACCTCTTCCCGGCGGACCCGTCCGGCGACGTCGAGAAGGCCAAGGCGCTGCTGACCGAGGCCGGGCAGACCGCGCCGAAGCTGACGCTGCTGGCCCGCAGCGACGGGCAGTGGAGCAGCCAGGCGCAGGCGCTGCAGCAGGGCTTCGCGCGGGCCGGCATCGAGGTCACCATCCGCACCGAGGAGTACGAGTCCTGGTTCGAGCACGTCACCAGCGGCGAGCGCGACGACTGGGACCTGACGCTCACCTCCTGGCAGCCGGACTTCCCGTCCGCGAACGGCAACATCCAGCCGCTGTTCGCCTCCAGCGAGATCGGTGGCGGCGGGTTCAACCTCTCCCGGTACTCGGTGCCCGAGGTGGACCAGCTCATCGCACAGGCCACCGCGGAGGTCGACCCGGCCAAGTCGCAGGCGCTGTGGGCGCAGGCGGACCGGCGCATCCTCCAGGACGTGCCGGTGGTACCGCTGATCTACACGAAGAACTCGTTCCTGCGCGGGTCCAACGTGGAGAACTTCTACATCGGCGAGTTCCCGGCGTACCCGAACTACCTGAAGGCGTCGCTGAAGCAGTGA
- a CDS encoding ABC transporter ATP-binding protein, with amino-acid sequence MSDVLEFDGVSVAFGQVRAARGVTFALRRGRILALVGESGSGKSVTAMAALGLLPPSAAVSGHIRLGGEELVGASPAALRAVRGARIGTIFQEPMSAWNPVHTIGAQIAEAVSVHRRPGRAALRDRVLSLLAEAGLDAPERVAASYPHQLSGGQLQRAMIAMAISCEPEVLIADEPTTALDVTVQAGILALLRRLRDTHGTAILLITHDMGVVADLADDVVVMRAGSVVESAPVESLFGAPSHDYTRALLAAVPSLTGEFPAAPDAAGTAVSIRDLSVVYDRRVRAVDGVSLDLPAGTVTGLVGESGSGKSTIGRALVGLAPITSGTVTVDGLEIGTARRGALRSVRARVGVVFQDPAAALDPRRTVGDSIAEPVELHARGTDARTRVAELLEAVRLDASFAERYPHELSGGQRQRVVIARALALRPSLLIADEPTSALDVSIQAEVLSLLAELQREYGFACLFISHDLAVVRAIAHRVAVMHRGRIVEEGPTGEVLTAPSHPYTRRLLAAAPVPDPRAQRARHAATSDA; translated from the coding sequence GTGAGCGACGTGCTGGAGTTCGACGGGGTCTCCGTCGCCTTCGGCCAGGTGCGGGCCGCCCGCGGCGTGACGTTCGCGTTGCGCCGCGGGCGGATTCTCGCGCTGGTCGGCGAGTCGGGGTCGGGCAAGTCGGTGACCGCGATGGCCGCGCTCGGCCTGCTGCCGCCGTCCGCCGCCGTGTCCGGGCACATCCGGCTCGGCGGGGAGGAACTGGTCGGCGCGTCACCGGCGGCGCTGCGCGCGGTCCGCGGCGCCCGGATCGGCACGATCTTCCAGGAGCCGATGAGCGCGTGGAACCCGGTGCACACCATCGGCGCGCAGATCGCGGAGGCCGTGTCGGTCCACCGCCGGCCGGGGCGCGCGGCGCTGCGGGACCGCGTGCTGTCGCTGCTGGCCGAGGCCGGGCTGGACGCGCCGGAGCGGGTGGCCGCGTCGTACCCGCACCAGCTCTCCGGCGGCCAGCTCCAGCGCGCGATGATCGCGATGGCGATCAGCTGCGAACCCGAGGTGCTGATCGCGGACGAGCCGACCACCGCGCTGGACGTGACCGTGCAGGCCGGCATCCTCGCGCTGCTCCGCCGGCTGCGCGACACGCACGGCACGGCGATCCTGCTGATCACGCACGACATGGGCGTGGTCGCCGACCTCGCGGACGACGTGGTGGTGATGCGCGCCGGCTCGGTGGTGGAGTCCGCGCCGGTCGAGTCGCTGTTCGGCGCGCCGTCGCACGACTACACGCGCGCGCTGCTGGCCGCGGTCCCGTCGCTGACCGGCGAGTTCCCCGCGGCGCCGGACGCGGCCGGGACCGCGGTGTCCATCCGCGACCTGTCCGTGGTGTACGACCGGCGGGTGCGCGCGGTCGACGGCGTGTCCCTGGACCTCCCGGCCGGCACCGTGACCGGGCTGGTCGGCGAGTCCGGCTCCGGCAAGTCCACGATCGGCCGCGCGCTGGTCGGGCTGGCCCCGATCACCTCCGGCACGGTCACGGTCGACGGCCTGGAGATCGGCACGGCGCGGCGCGGGGCGCTGCGGTCCGTGCGGGCCCGGGTCGGCGTGGTCTTCCAGGACCCGGCCGCCGCGCTGGACCCGCGCCGCACGGTCGGCGACAGCATCGCGGAGCCGGTCGAGCTGCACGCCCGCGGCACCGACGCGCGCACCCGGGTGGCCGAGCTGCTGGAGGCGGTACGGCTGGACGCGTCGTTCGCCGAGCGGTACCCGCACGAGCTGTCCGGCGGTCAGCGCCAGCGGGTCGTGATCGCGCGGGCGCTGGCGCTGCGGCCGTCGCTGCTGATCGCGGACGAGCCGACCAGCGCGCTGGACGTGTCCATCCAGGCCGAGGTGCTGTCGCTGCTGGCCGAGTTGCAGCGGGAGTACGGCTTCGCCTGCCTGTTCATCAGCCACGACCTGGCCGTGGTCCGCGCGATCGCGCACCGGGTGGCCGTGATGCACCGCGGCCGGATCGTGGAGGAGGGCCCGACCGGCGAGGTGCTGACCGCGCCGTCCCACCCGTACACGCGGCGGCTGCTCGCCGCGGCCCCGGTGCCGGACCCGCGGGCGCAGCGCGCCCGGCACGCCGCCACGTCGGACGCGTGA